CAAACAGCAAGCGCTAGCAAGCGGATTTGCCGATCAAGCTGCAAACTATTTATCAACTGCCGCTTTGCAAACCGACAGCTTCAAAGAGTTGATCGCAGCCAACGCCTCAACGGCCATGCAGAAAGACAAAAAATCGGAAGTCCACATCCTCTCCGCGAAGCCGGGAGAAGAGAATGCGGAAGTCACCCTACACAACTTGAAGGTTTCTGCAGACATAGGCACGAAGTTATCCCATTTTGAGAAAAAGTCCGGTTTGCGTCTGAATCTCGCAGTTTCAAGCGATATTCAAGTTTCGACAGGCGCGGACAATGATATCCTTATCCATATGAGCTCTGCATTTACGGAAGAAATCTCCTTGAGCGTGGGTGTAAACGGCAATACGGTTTGGGGATATATCGATCTGGGACTTTTCGATCTCCCGTATCCCAAGGACTATCAAGCCAGCGCCAACCTGGACGCCTTAACGTTTACGAGCATTGACGCGTCTGCACAGATCGGCACCGTGGCAGCGAATACTCCACGAGATCGCTGGACGAATATCTGGGATACTGCCAAAAATAAAGTAGACATCAAGGCGCAGCTGAAAGCAGTTCTGGAGCAGACTCCTTCCTCTCCGGCCAAGGTAAACGCCAATACGTTGGTGGAAAGCTATCAAGCTATGCTGGAGAACGAGACGGATTGGGTTGATCTCGTAGAAAAAGAAATCTTCGAATACGACCAACGCCTGTTATTGGGTCTTCTTCATATCAACTTTAAAGGGAATTTTGTCATCAGCATGAATCCGAATATTGCATTAGGGATCGGCTTCAGCTATGAATCCGCGAAGAGGTATACCGCCAGCTTTAAACTCAGCGAAGGCTCGCCTTCTTTTGGCACTGTGGATTTGCCGGGCGACGGCACTTATAACTTCTATTTCTATGTGATGGGAACTCTAGGGCTGAAGGCCGGAATTCGTCTCGAGCTGGCGGCTGGTTTGTTTCATATCGATTTGAACAGTATCGGAATCACGGCAGAGGGCGGCGCCTATCTCCAGCTCTACGGGTATTTCTATTACGAAAAGTCATCCTCGGCGCCGACAAAAACGTTAGGCGCGCTGTTACTGGAGATCGGCATGTATGCGGAGGCAGAATGGGGGGCGCAAATCTTCGGCGGGTCATACTCGTATTCCGACCGCTTTTTTAGTGAGTACTGGCCGCTCTATAGAGCCGGTACGCCGAATGGCCATTTCATCGGCTTCGCCTATGAGCAAAAAGATGCACCTTCCTTTTTCGCCATGGAGGCGACAGTTTTCCCATCCATCTTGGACGCCTTGAAACTGAACGATTTGAATCTGGTAACGGGCGAAATCATTACAGGTAAAGATCTTCTACAGAATTACACCCTCAATTTTGATAACAATAAGTTTACTTACGATCCGAAGACCTTCCGTGTAACCGTATCGCCGACAGCCGCGGATGAAATTCTCACCAGCACGATGACCGTAACGTGGAAGGGATCAACGACGGGTTTAAATTCCCTTCCCTTCTCGCGCAATATTAATTTGACCTGGTACAAGCGCGGATACAGCGCTATTACCTTGATTCCTAATGTTCCAATATCAGACGAAATTCAGTTGTACAATTTCGGGCGGGTTGTACTGCAGGTCAACGCATCAACCACAAAAGAAAAAAGATTAACAAACGTGCCCAAAGTAACTGGATTTACATTCAAGGGTTGGTCTTTGGATCCTGAAGGAACGAAACCTTATATCATTCCCGCCCTCATGCCAGCAGGGAATATAACGTTATATGCGCAATGGACACCGCACAAAAATATACCCTACTTGGTCGATTACATTACGGTTGATCCCAATACAGGGAACCGCACCACCAAGAAAAAAAATACCTTTTCCGGAACGGCAGGCGCTTCCGTTTCACCGGTACCGATCCCAATCGAAGGCTATGATACACCGCCAACACGAACCATTACAATATTTGGAACCGGGTTATCGAAACTGAGCTACGAATACCTGCCTACCACGCGCAAGATGACTTTCTATGCCGATCCGGGTGGAACCTCGATCGTGTATTCGGCCAGAAGCTTCTCGAAGTTGCCCGACAGTGCATTGCCGATTTTCACCAAACCCGGCTATACCTTTGCGGGCTGGTCACAGGCCATTCCAAGCACAATGCCGTCAAGCGACACCACTTACACAGCGACCTGGAAGGTACGTACCGATACGCCTTACCTTGTTTCGAACAGGCTGCAAGGTGTCGGAAGCACTTCGCTTTACGTTGAAGCTGACACGGGAAGTTATCAAGGGACAACCGGCGCGTCTGCGGCGCCAGCGATCCAGCCTTATCCCGGCTTTACCTATGACCATAGCACAGCCTATGACAGCAGCGGTAAAGCATTGGCATCGAGTACGATTGCAGCCGATGGAAGCCTCACGATCGTGCGTTATTACACGCGCAACAGCTACAATTTGAAGTTTGATGCAAACGGAGGCACTGGCGGTTCTACGGATCGAGTTCAGTTCGGTGCTGCCATACAGGCGCCAACCGTAACGAGGTCAGGCTGTACTTTAACAGGTTGGTCGCCAGCGCTAGCAATCACAATGCCGGCCCAAGACGTTTCCTATTCCGCACAATGGAATTGCCCGTCACCGCCATCAACGCCTGTACCAGTGCTTAGCGACGCCAAGTCGGTTCTGTCCAATGCGAACGGGAAAGTAACCGGGATTAGCCTTTCGGCTCCGAGCACCCTGACCGTAGGTCAATTGTTGAGCGGGTTAACGGTATCCCCGAACGCTACCGCCCAAGTATTGGATCAAGCCTTGGCGCCAGTAACCGATCAGACGTCCGATATCACTACAAGTATGATCGTACGCGTTACCGCTCAAAATTTGTCTACCGCGGATTATCATATTCTGTACAACGACGTTACAGTGACATCGACATCGCCCAGCTATCACATTGAGCTGGTCGCAAGGACGATTACCGTGCCTCTGTATACTTATGGCATGACTCTGGCTATAACTGCACCGCCAAATGGAAGCTATAAGGTCTATGACCAGAACAACACAGAAATTTCACACGGATATTCTATGAAAAGCGGAGACACGCTAATCGTAACCGCACAGGACGGCACTCAGAAGACGTATACCTTTGTCGTACAGTAAGTTCATAGCCTATCATGGCACGTAACAATAAAATCGCCCGCAGCTGCTCACAGCATGCGGGCGATTTTATTTTCGATTTTGTTTTCCGAACACTATTGGTTCAGAGCATTTTTTTTCATTTCATAGTACCTGGCTTTTTTCTCATCGCCGCGTTCCCTATAAAACAGGATCAAAGTATTTAACGCATTGTCGAAGCTTACCTCGTAGGATTGCTGTATACTTAACGTCCATGAATAAAGCTTATTTTCAAATAACATCCCTCTGTACAGCTCCACCATTTGCTCTAGGATTTCCATTTTACTCTTATCTTCATTATAACTATTACTGAAATGATTGAACTCCAACAAATCCACTTTAATGTCTTGGATGTTGAGCCAAATGTTCCCGAGTCTGCTCTTGATCAAATGTTGGATTCCAAAAGCTTCGAATCGCTTCTTTAAGTTATATTGCGTCGTATATAAGTTTGCATAACCTCTATCCATCTCCAAATCGGGCCACAAGTCATGAATGATTCGTTCTCTGGACACGTACATGCCGTTCATACATAACAAATAGGCAAGAAGCTCTTCCGTTTTTTTGGTTCGCCAATTGTCGTCTATCAATTTCCCGTCGATCAATACGGAAAAATCGCCAAAGCACTTCATCTCAATTTTGTGTCCCACGCTGCTTTTGCTTCTAATCTTCTTTATTTTTTCCAATGTGACATAAAGCTGTTCGTACTTCACCGGCTTAACGAGAAAATCCAACGCTTTTGTTTCAAGAGTGTCCGATACATAGGCATGGTGAGCACTAGTGAAAACAAAATCCATTTCCGGTCTTTTTTTAAACATCCTTCCCAACAAGCTTATGCCATCGATCTCCGGCATTTCGATATCCAGAAAAGCAAGGTCGGGCTGTATGCTGCTCACTTCTTCCAAGGCTGTTGCAGGATCCTCATACATCGCAACGACTTCGACATCCGCAATTTTCTCCAACTTGTTTTTCAAATTTCGCAGCGCATAATATTCGTCGTCTACAATAATAACTTTCATGGTTGCTCCTTAATGGGTACGTCAAAACGAACCGTAGTCCCTTTACCCTTCTCGCTGTCGATTTGAAGCTGCGTTCCATACTCGGCCTTAAGCCGCGCGTTTATACTGGCAAGCCCAATGCCTTTGTTGGGCGAGTATTCAAGCAGATTATATTTGTCCGCGCTTTCAATGCCGACGCCGTCGTCTTCTACCGCTATCAAGTAGCCTTGTTCAAGCTCTTTAACCCTGATCGTGACTGTTCCTGCAATTTTCCTTTTACGTATACCGTGTTTAATCGCATTTTCTACCAAGGGTTGAATAACAAAGCGCGGCACCTTCAACTGAATGCCTGGATCAATTTCATAGTTTACATATATTTTGCCAGGGAACCGGGCTTGCTCAATGCGAACATAAAACTTGACTGCATCCAGCTCCTCATGGATAGAAATATATCTTTCCGAATTGCTGTAATCGAATATATTTCTGAGATAATGGGATAAATCGTTAACCAAGCTTCCCGCTTTTTCTTTATTTTCAGCAATAACCCCTTCTATCACATTCAAGGTATTGTGAACAAAATGCGGATCCATTTGTGCCCTTATGAAAGCAAGCTCAAACTGCCTGGATTGAATTTCGGAATTTTCAAATAGAATTTGATTACGTTGCTTCTCTTCATTTAAATGATTAATGATTTCTGCGAGAGACAGGGCAAAGGCGATAGCGGACACACAAGAAAGAAAAAATAAGTAATAAATCATAATGTAGCTTTGAGGCAGCACTCCGAAAACCATCAAATAATACAGGATTACCGACATAAAACATAAGAGCCATGCCGTTATGAGTTGAGGAGAACGAATCATTTTGTTGCTTATCCCTTTAACCATAATCATAAAGTATAATACGTACACCATAGATGATGCGCCTGCACCAAATGCTCCTACCTTATTATTGATGAAAAAAAACACCAATAAAGTGATGGGGAAGTAAACGATGAGCAGCTTAAAACAAAAATCGATCTTTGGGAATCTTGTTTGGGTCTGAAAAATCGCTCTCATAAAAATGACGATGGCAAGCGACATGAGAATGCCGATGCCCGCGGAGTAATCCGCAATCCAATATGCGTACTTGAAGCCGGTGATGTTTAAGAGTCCCGTCGTTGCTGCGTTCCATAACAAGGTGGCGAAAACAAAAAAGCAGAATTTAATAAAAGTTTTGTTTTTTATGGCTATGCCCATGACCAAATGATAAAAAAACAATGCCGCCAAAACGCCGAGTAAGATGCCCCCTGCCCAGACATTAATCATGCTTGTCTTTCTGAAGTGATCATCATTTACGACTTGAACAATAAAGTTTTGTCCGTATATCGACTTGCTTGTCATGTATATGTACTGGTTATTATCAAAATGAGACGGGATTTTGAATGCGGGGTAGACATAGCCGATCTCATCGGAATCGCTCTTATACGCGAACCCGAAGTGCTTTATTTCGTAATCATTACTTGTCGGGAGGTAAATCGTTGCATCTTCAAAAAGAGGGTTATTTATTGTAAGGTAATTAATTTCATCCGCGTTATACTGGTTTAGTTTTATTTTGAACCATAATCGGTCCGGGGAATAGCCAACCTTGGAATAGTTTCCAGGCAAAGCTACGAATTGATCGCTGACTTTAACATCGGACAAGGTCATGTTTCCTGAATTGTCTTGTAGAATCTCCATACTGATATCATCTTTGGATTTGTTCGCATCCTGAAAGTAAATGACGAATACGAATGCGGTACAAAGCAATATGGCTAAACAAATGGTCATTATTTTCATTGAAAATTTAGTAGATTCCGATCTCATATACATACTCCCTAGTAAACTCGGACGGTGTCGACTCTTGAAGCAATTCTACCATTGTTCCTTCCATCCTTCTAGTCCATTTCCTCCATTGGTTAATTCGAATCGAAATCAATATCGACATATATAATTATTAAAGTGACCATACCTGCTACAATGAAGATGAATGGTAAAAATTGTATTGGAGGGATCATTCTGAGATCGTCTAAAAAGATTTTGGTTATGTGCTCTACGGTTATAATTGTCGTGGCTATCATAATATTGTATCGCTTCCTTACTCACGAGAAACTTTCTGATTACATTGTAGTGAATGATGGTGTTGTGGTCACTAAGCAATTTAGCGTCAAGTCCCAAACTGCACAACAAAACACGTCAGCAAAAGGATCAATTTTTGTATGGGGCGATAAGGCAATGGCCAAGCGCATGCGAATTGTTACGTCGTTTGAAATTGATCCTAAAGATTTCGGCGGAATGACTATTTACATCCCGAAGAAATGGTATATCGCCAATATTCTAAGTAGTTACCCTGAGAATCAAAAAACATCACTACAACCATATGCTTCCGATCGTGATATGAGCAGCCTAGGTGATGATTGGAGAAATCAGGTTGAAGTCGGTGTAACATATGTGGGAAACCCAGCAGGCGGAGGAACTGGAACGGTAATAATTGATCTAGTTCCCGATCGCAAAGCAATATTACCTTCGGAATCTTTCATCATTGGGGTTGCCGTTGGTTCCAGTACAAAAGGCGGTGTAAGGTCGATAGGCGTCGATTCAATCAAAATCCCTATCTCTTTGGATTCAGGGAGCAAGAATTAAAAGGAGAAATTCTAGTATTACCCACTGGAGTGGCTTTTCACCTCCTATTTTTTTAATTGATCAGTTTCTAACTTACTTGTTGTTTTTGTAAATCCATAGGAAAGTATTAAAAAACCTATTAAGAAAAAGAACCAGAAAAAAAAATTATCAAAAAAGCCATCATAGTTAAAGGTTCTTGGCACTGACGCCCCATGCGAAGCAAATCCAGCAGCATGTATTGCACCGGATAGTTTTTCAATAATTCTTTCGGTGGTATAAATCAATCCACTTGTAATCATGAAAATAGTCCCTAAGATCTTATAGATGTTTTTCCCCATAAAAGGCCCACCTTTGTTTTTGATCAATTCTCAACTGGTTTAAGAAATTCGTAATAACATGACAAAGGTTATTCGCCATGGAATTGAACTATCCTGCTCATTCTCTAAAACCAATTTTGCTTCAGGAAGATCTTTGTTGGCCCACATGCGTTTATTGCAATGTCTACTTTCTTGACAGCGCTCCATATATTAGTTCAGATAAAAACATGGACGCGATTCATACGCGTCCACATTCAAGTCTCTACTCAATCATCTTTGCACTCAGCTTTGCATACAATACAAAGGTTTTATGAAGGCTTAAAGTTGGGTGGTCTCTAAATTATTTCTCAGTTATTTACCCAGTTTAAAGAAGTATATTAGTAACTTTCTCATATGATGAACTAATTTAATTGAGCTTATGAAGTGTGCCGTTCTTATGTTCCTTGAGCAGATTTGAGAAAAGCTCGCTAGAGTAATCAATCCTACGCTCAGGGAATTCTCCTGAAAGTACAATCTTCAACATATGAAGCAAACGTTTACCCGTTAGTTCAGTAGGCCCGAGAGACCATTGTCTAATACTGGGGCATAAATATATCAAGCCACAGTAACGAAATGCAGCCCTCAATCTTTCATAAAAATCATCATAACTAAGTGATATATCGTTTGCAATTAATTTGTTGTAATAAACTTTGGCATGCTCAAGGTTAAAATAACTGGCCAGGTCAATATAAAAAGGCGCATAATAGCACCACCCGAAATCAATAAAATATGGTTTTCCATTATAATAATGTATGTGGGAACCATCTACCGACTGCAAATCTCCATGCGTAAGAGTCAGGCTTTCCTTCTCATCGTACAAAGCCTCCATATCACGTGCAAAAGCGTTGGCTTTGTCCCGCAGTGATGGCAGATATGCACCAAACTCCCTGCAAAATTCGGGATTCTGATCCATAAGCGTTTCAAAATGGTCCACAGAAACTTGCGTCACCAAATAATCTTTCCAATAATGACCGTCAGCATGGGGGAGCCAGAGCATCTCCTGACCTCTACACATATTACGTGAATGGATTCTAGCTAATGCCTCCGCAACCCTTGGAGACCAATCTACGCAAGACGGAGGAGATTTAACACTTCCCAAATCTTCTATCGCCATCCATCTAGGCTCATCTGTTTCTATATCGAGTGAAAAAGAGGCGGGCGTGTTTCGATGACCCTGATCAGTTAACGTTTTCATCGCCATACGTTCTTTTAGAGCGGCTTCTTTAAATATCACGCTCTCCTTTTGACCATTTTCGTAAGTAACCTCTATACGACGTACTTCAGCACCCGACCACCCACGTTCAGCATCTGTCATATACCCCTTCTCTAAATGACTTACCTTTCCGCGTTGAAGTAGTTCGGCTAAACCTTGAGCAATTATGATCATATTATGTTCCAAATTAATCTACCTACCAATCTATTTATTTTTGGTTATTTTTTAAAGCAAAGAAAGGGCAGAAAATGAACATATTGTTCATCTTCTGCCCCATAAGGAATTAACTAACGGATAACATGATGTCCCAATTCAAACAATTGCCAAAACAAATGAATCTTTGACAATTGGGGAAAAATGTAAAAAATCCGCGCATGAGAGCACGGTTCCGCAGTCAACTAGAAGTAGTCGATGTCCCATGTTCTTAACTATTGCAGGGTTATTCCATTTATTTCATAAAGAAATAAACCACTTAAATAAGCGGATCCTGAAATTCAAATGGAATAAACCTAATGCAATTAACTAGCTAAGAACAACTGCAGACACTTGATACATCCCCCTAATATTGAAACTAGCTACAGTTTAGATTGAAACTAGGAAATAGTCAATAATGTTATGCATCAGATCCAGAAGCCATTATAGACCCAGGCAGAATGCTTCCGTAAACCGTTTCTTGCTCATAATGTAATCCCCTCCGTTGCCTACTCCAGTATACAAAGAGGTACCCATAGACTGGACCCTTTTTTCTAAGTGTCCAGTCTATGGGTACCAGTGTAGATACATGCCCTAGGTAACCCTTTTTTCGATTTATTTAGTGCGTGGAATTATGGGAGACATGCTGCCCCTTCAACTGATGCTCGCCGCGTGCACGGCTCTATTGCTCCTCATTCGGCCTGCGGCCCATGAAAGGCCACCAGTTGGCTGGCCCGAACGTACGGACCATAACTGGAATAAATAGTGGCAGCATGAGCAAAGCATACATAAACAGTCCACAAAGTACGATAGTCGCAATTTGTAGGAGCGACATTACGCCAGAAGGTAGCATCGCGGCAAACGTACCTCCTAGAATGACCGCTGCAGACATAATGACTGTCCCCATGTTTTTCATTGCTTCAAGAATAGCTTCCTGCGGCGAGAGATGGCGGTACTCCTTG
This portion of the Cohnella abietis genome encodes:
- a CDS encoding InlB B-repeat-containing protein, which gives rise to MYKRLLSLLLLSCILVTSITPAINAASPTSVEAAATNQTTAQSEPQSSFEDVTPSAWFYDAVMFVKQNGLFSGTSKERFSPDATMSRAMFVTVLGRIAKVDVSQYKTSAFTDVQTGAWYAPYVQWATESGIASGTGSNRFSPDAAISREQMAMLIFKYFESNSIPYQTTSLTTKPKDVSDISPWAVDAAGKLWQVGLFGGDANGNFQPHAKATRAEAAVIFMRTDKVARSSDGTTYTVTFNPNGGSPIDSLSLKRGESLNQLPLAFKQGSIFNGWYKDRAFTQPVMNGDSVKSDMTLYAHYIASSDDAVIFTPNAYAMDQASNFRIAVKDSTGKMTAAAVQAGMTFKSPSNPDFTGIVVTGSKGSFTVAAKSGAFEEGSTYQITLKDTSLAFTGKDATTRNYIFSIAKKEVMRLPLNPYMIYLKFSDISQMSLNGAAVASPSIAVMSANVGGGSGPNPAPAVSGTFRYDGNTRLKVGDTVSVYEGTRPDLRTLSTSDDGDIAYVAITSINGNIYSYTSADPMNVLLKPHVLPVDPASDTDGDRTNRSITVAPSSMDYSDAKFAPMGLNAATVARVGDFLALVNMRTGASSGYGKVTSVSNLGNNYVIAYTDATQDDITHALDFYKQEAINGADLLSESDIASLEDQIKQQALASGFADQAANYLSTAALQTDSFKELIAANASTAMQKDKKSEVHILSAKPGEENAEVTLHNLKVSADIGTKLSHFEKKSGLRLNLAVSSDIQVSTGADNDILIHMSSAFTEEISLSVGVNGNTVWGYIDLGLFDLPYPKDYQASANLDALTFTSIDASAQIGTVAANTPRDRWTNIWDTAKNKVDIKAQLKAVLEQTPSSPAKVNANTLVESYQAMLENETDWVDLVEKEIFEYDQRLLLGLLHINFKGNFVISMNPNIALGIGFSYESAKRYTASFKLSEGSPSFGTVDLPGDGTYNFYFYVMGTLGLKAGIRLELAAGLFHIDLNSIGITAEGGAYLQLYGYFYYEKSSSAPTKTLGALLLEIGMYAEAEWGAQIFGGSYSYSDRFFSEYWPLYRAGTPNGHFIGFAYEQKDAPSFFAMEATVFPSILDALKLNDLNLVTGEIITGKDLLQNYTLNFDNNKFTYDPKTFRVTVSPTAADEILTSTMTVTWKGSTTGLNSLPFSRNINLTWYKRGYSAITLIPNVPISDEIQLYNFGRVVLQVNASTTKEKRLTNVPKVTGFTFKGWSLDPEGTKPYIIPALMPAGNITLYAQWTPHKNIPYLVDYITVDPNTGNRTTKKKNTFSGTAGASVSPVPIPIEGYDTPPTRTITIFGTGLSKLSYEYLPTTRKMTFYADPGGTSIVYSARSFSKLPDSALPIFTKPGYTFAGWSQAIPSTMPSSDTTYTATWKVRTDTPYLVSNRLQGVGSTSLYVEADTGSYQGTTGASAAPAIQPYPGFTYDHSTAYDSSGKALASSTIAADGSLTIVRYYTRNSYNLKFDANGGTGGSTDRVQFGAAIQAPTVTRSGCTLTGWSPALAITMPAQDVSYSAQWNCPSPPSTPVPVLSDAKSVLSNANGKVTGISLSAPSTLTVGQLLSGLTVSPNATAQVLDQALAPVTDQTSDITTSMIVRVTAQNLSTADYHILYNDVTVTSTSPSYHIELVARTITVPLYTYGMTLAITAPPNGSYKVYDQNNTEISHGYSMKSGDTLIVTAQDGTQKTYTFVVQ
- a CDS encoding response regulator, with translation MKVIIVDDEYYALRNLKNKLEKIADVEVVAMYEDPATALEEVSSIQPDLAFLDIEMPEIDGISLLGRMFKKRPEMDFVFTSAHHAYVSDTLETKALDFLVKPVKYEQLYVTLEKIKKIRSKSSVGHKIEMKCFGDFSVLIDGKLIDDNWRTKKTEELLAYLLCMNGMYVSRERIIHDLWPDLEMDRGYANLYTTQYNLKKRFEAFGIQHLIKSRLGNIWLNIQDIKVDLLEFNHFSNSYNEDKSKMEILEQMVELYRGMLFENKLYSWTLSIQQSYEVSFDNALNTLILFYRERGDEKKARYYEMKKNALNQ
- a CDS encoding histidine kinase translates to MRSESTKFSMKIMTICLAILLCTAFVFVIYFQDANKSKDDISMEILQDNSGNMTLSDVKVSDQFVALPGNYSKVGYSPDRLWFKIKLNQYNADEINYLTINNPLFEDATIYLPTSNDYEIKHFGFAYKSDSDEIGYVYPAFKIPSHFDNNQYIYMTSKSIYGQNFIVQVVNDDHFRKTSMINVWAGGILLGVLAALFFYHLVMGIAIKNKTFIKFCFFVFATLLWNAATTGLLNITGFKYAYWIADYSAGIGILMSLAIVIFMRAIFQTQTRFPKIDFCFKLLIVYFPITLLVFFFINNKVGAFGAGASSMVYVLYFMIMVKGISNKMIRSPQLITAWLLCFMSVILYYLMVFGVLPQSYIMIYYLFFLSCVSAIAFALSLAEIINHLNEEKQRNQILFENSEIQSRQFELAFIRAQMDPHFVHNTLNVIEGVIAENKEKAGSLVNDLSHYLRNIFDYSNSERYISIHEELDAVKFYVRIEQARFPGKIYVNYEIDPGIQLKVPRFVIQPLVENAIKHGIRKRKIAGTVTIRVKELEQGYLIAVEDDGVGIESADKYNLLEYSPNKGIGLASINARLKAEYGTQLQIDSEKGKGTTVRFDVPIKEQP
- a CDS encoding aminoglycoside phosphotransferase family protein, whose translation is MIIIAQGLAELLQRGKVSHLEKGYMTDAERGWSGAEVRRIEVTYENGQKESVIFKEAALKERMAMKTLTDQGHRNTPASFSLDIETDEPRWMAIEDLGSVKSPPSCVDWSPRVAEALARIHSRNMCRGQEMLWLPHADGHYWKDYLVTQVSVDHFETLMDQNPEFCREFGAYLPSLRDKANAFARDMEALYDEKESLTLTHGDLQSVDGSHIHYYNGKPYFIDFGWCYYAPFYIDLASYFNLEHAKVYYNKLIANDISLSYDDFYERLRAAFRYCGLIYLCPSIRQWSLGPTELTGKRLLHMLKIVLSGEFPERRIDYSSELFSNLLKEHKNGTLHKLN